A region from the Aegilops tauschii subsp. strangulata cultivar AL8/78 chromosome 5, Aet v6.0, whole genome shotgun sequence genome encodes:
- the LOC109742398 gene encoding DEAD-box ATP-dependent RNA helicase 9: protein MYAMIRRADPLRRRAASAILAALLQHPAGPSAAGASASALPLRSPLPPPAMWFHSKPAPLGFRETGAARAGAHAQFAADEGWNYEDKRKPAGGVAGAGAGAGAKEEGLEIAKLGISSEIVDKLSAKGITKLFPIQRAVLEPAMQGKDMVGRAKTGTGKTLAFGIPIMDAIIRHNAANKPGIHPLAICLAPTRELAKQVEKEFVDSSRLDTLCVYGGTPIQQQMRVLSQGVDVVVGTPGRVIDLLNRRALNLSNVQFVVLDEADQMLSVGFDEAVETILQNVPAKRQTLMFSATMPPWIRKLMQKYLKDPVIVDLVGEDDQKLAEGISLLSIATENHAKPAVLGQLIQDHAKGGKCIVFTQTKRDADRLSYTMGRSVQCQALHGDITQQQRERTLQGFREGRFNTLIATDVAARGLDIPNVDLVIHYELPNNSEIFVHRSGRTGRAGKKGTAIVMYSYNQSRAVRGIENDVGGKFKELPKINVEGSDLTMASGYDSFGGGGGGGRSRGGGFGGRDSGFGRSGGGFGRSGGGGGFGDSGFGRSGGGGGFGDSGFGRSGGGGGGFGSSGGFGDSGSGRSGGFGGGSGSSGSSWGGFGSFGGKSS from the exons ATGTACGCCATGATCCGCCGCGCGGATCCCCTCCGGAGGCGCGCCGCGTCGGCCATCCTGGCCGCGCTGCTGCAGCACCCGGCGGGCCCCTCCGCCGCcggggcgtcggcgtcggccctGCCGCTGCGGTCGCCGCTCCCGCCGCCGGCGATGTGGTTCCACTCCAAGCCGGCCCCGCTCGGGTTCCGGGAGACGGGGGCCGCGCGGGCTGGGGCGCACGCTCAGTTCGCGGCGGACGAGGGGTGGAACTACGAGGATAAGAGGAAGCCCGCGGGGGGCGTGGCtggggccggcgccggcgccggcgccaagGAGGAGGGGCTGGAGATCGCAAAGCTCGGGATCTCGTCCGAGATCGTCGACAAGCTCTCCGCCAAGGGCATCACCAAGCTGTTCCCCATCCAG AGAGCTGTCCTTGAGCCAGCAATGCAAGGCAAGGATATGGTTGGCCGTGCCAAAACGGGGACAGGGAAAACTTTGGCATTCGGAATCCCCATAATGGATGCAATTATTCGCCATAACGCAGCTAACAA ACCTGGAATACATCCCCTGGCGATATGTTTGGCACCAACACGGGAACTTGCAAAACAAGTTGAGAAAGAATTTGTTGATTCTTCCCGGCTGGATACACTGTGTGTATATGGAGGCACTCCAATTCAGCAACAAATGAGAGTTCTTAGCCAGGGCGTTGATGTAGTTGTTGGGACACCTGGACGGGTAATTGATCTGCTAAATAGACGTGCTCTGAATTTGTCAAATGTCCAGTTTGTTGTTCTCGATGAGGCAGACCAGATGCTGTCAGTGGGTTTTGATGAAGCTGTTGAGACAATTTTGCAAAATGTGCCTGCAAAACGTCAAACCTTGATGTTCTCCGCAACAATGCCACCCTGGATACGCAAGCTGATgcagaaatacctcaaagatccTGTCATAGTCGATCTT GTGGGTGAAGATGACCAGAAGCTAGCAGAAGGGATTAGTCTGTTGTCTATTGCTACAGAGAATCATGCAAAACCTGCTGTCCTTGGACAATTGATTCAG GACCATGCTAAAGGTGGCAAGTGCATTGTATTTACGCAAACAAAAAGGGATGCTGATCGGTTGTCATACACTATGGGTCGAAGTGTCCAGTGTCAGGCTCTTCATGGAGATATTACACAACAACAAAGAGAGAGGACACTTCAAGGATTTCGTGAAGGGCGCTTTAATACTTTGATTGCCACTGATGTTGCTGCTCGTGGTTTGGATATTCCAAATGTTGATCTG GTGATACACTATGAATTGCCAAACAATTCAGAGATATTCGTTCACAGGTCTGGCCGTACTGGCCGTGCTGGGAAGAAGGGCACTGCAATTGTGATGTACAGCTACAACCAAAGTAGAGCTGTCAGGGGCATTGAGAATGACGTTGGAGGCAAGTTTAAGGAG CTTCCAAAGATCAACGTTGAAGGTTCTGACTTGACAATGGCTAGTGGTTATGATTCATTCGGAGGTGGAGGCGGAGGTGGGCGCTCACGCGGTGGCGGTTTCGGTGGCCGCGATTCTGGGTTTGGTCGTTCAGGTGGTGGGTTTGGTCgttcaggcggcggcggcggatttgGCGATTCAGGGTTTGGCCGatcaggtggtggtggtggattcgGCGATTCAGGGTTTGGCCGATcaggtggtggtggaggtggatTTGGCTCAAGTGGTGGGTTTGGGGATTCTGGTTCAGGGCGGTCTGGTGGGTTTGGTGGCGGCTCTGGTAGCTCTGGCTCTAGCTGGGGTGGATTCGGCAGCTTTGGAGGCAAAAGCTCTTGA